Part of the Meiothermus sp. CFH 77666 genome is shown below.
CCTTATTGGGATCCCTACGGAATTTCTGAACGAGAAGGCGAAAAGTACTCTAGAGGTAAGGCCTTTTAGTTTGTCCATAGCAGCGCCTTGGGCTTGAGTTTAGAGTTTGCAAGCAGTAAGGGGTACGCATCGTCCCTAACCAAATACGCTAACCTCACACGTACCCCTTGTTGTATCCAAAGAGTCATAAGGAACCGTGGGACGGAATTCAGTTAATGATTTGGTCTTTGCAATTGCAGTTGCAATTGCAGCAATAAATGCGTTATCCATTTTTATCCTCGGACATAACTACGGATTCAGGTTGTTGTCAGTTGTGCTTCTAACAGCAACCAGTTTTGTTCTCCTGGCTAACAAAGCGCACTGGAGGTATTTCAGGCTTCGTCTTCCCAGATTCTTTCCCGGGTTTCTTTTGGGTGTACTGGTCTTCACCTCTGCCTATGGGGGTCTGTTGGCCCAGATCGGCTCTGCTGATCTGACAGTTCAAAAAACGGTATGGGTTGCATTTGAAGAGGTTGGACGTTTGGGCTCATACATCTCTGGGGTAACCCACCCTATCTTGAACGCCCTCGTTTGGATAAGTGCCCATCCATTGACTAAAGATTCGTTATTTTCGTTTGCTGTGCCCGGACTATTACTAGGAGTGCTCTTTTTGAGGCTAACCCTAAAAACAGGCTCTGTCTGGGGAAGCATAATCGTTCACTTGGTTGTAAATTTGAATCCCCTTGTAATTCGCCATAACGATACACCCCTAAGTGTCTTTCTTGTCTCGTTGGTGGCTTTCGTTTCGCTCTTGCTTTCATTATACCTGATGGAATCGCGGGCAAAAAATAATGTGTAGACCTTTGATATATGGATGCTCGTGAGATTCAAAAAGGGAACACGGATGACTGTAGGCCTTAAAGCAGACCGGGAGTTTTTCCCTTCCCAACCCCCAGACGGCTCTGCTACCCTGCTCAGCAGAAAGGAGGTGAAACCGGTGCTACGCGAACTAACCCAGGAGGAAGCCGAACAAACCCTGGGCGGCGCAGTAGAACAGCCCCCCAGCCTACCCTGGCTGGCCAGGCTGCTGGAAGAACCTTGCCCCTGGCCCAAACCGGTGGTGCCCATTCTCCGGCCCGTACCGCCGGAGGAGCGGGAGTAAGGACAAAGCAACCCATAACCGAGTACAAAGGAGGCAAACATGAAACTGCGGGAGTTGGAAGTGTGGGAGATGGAGGAAGTGGTTGGGGGTAATCCTTGTAATAGCGTTGACCCTAGCGGCGCTTTCGCGCAAGCTCTTGGCGGAGTTGCGCTTATTGGAGGTGGTCTCGGCATTATGACCACTGGGCCTGCAGGGGTAGCAGCTGGCGCGTTGATGGGCGCAGCAGGTGCATACATAATCAAAGATGCCGCTGACAAACTAGCCAATCAGACAAGAGAATGTGTGGCATACAGCAAACTCGGCACTGAGGAGCGCAGGTACTGGGGCAACTACTCCGGTGGTGCTGATTAACACTAGAACTGATTTTGCAGCCCAGGTTAACTCTGGGCTGCTAACACATGGAGAAAGAAATGAACCTTGAGGAAATGGATAAAGAGTTGCGTGAGTACATTGAGCGGGAGGTTCAGCGTAGGATCAACAAGCTCGCAACCTTGACGGCTTTTTCTATTTTAATAGCGCTGGGACTTGTT
Proteins encoded:
- a CDS encoding Blp family class II bacteriocin; this encodes MKLRELEVWEMEEVVGGNPCNSVDPSGAFAQALGGVALIGGGLGIMTTGPAGVAAGALMGAAGAYIIKDAADKLANQTRECVAYSKLGTEERRYWGNYSGGAD